Genomic window (Allostreptomyces psammosilenae):
ACAGCGCCTTCGCCGTCCGCGACCGCGCCTACCTGCTGTGCACCTGGCACCCGGACACCCGCCCGCCCCGCCTGGAGCTGGAGCCCGGGCTGCGCTGGCGCCGCCTGGAGGTCCTCGCCGCCACCGACGGCGGCCCCTTCCACACCGAGGGCACCGTCGCCTTCCGCGCCCACTACACCGACCGCGGCGGCGACGGCGTCCTCGAGGAGCACAGCCGCTTCCTCCGCCACGACGGGGCCTGGGTCTACCTCGACGCGCTGACGATCGGCTGAGCGCGGCCCCGGCGGCGGGGCGCACGCCGCCGGGGCGCGCACGGGGCGGGGTGACCGGCCGTCAGAGGCACCGTTGACGCGCGTAGAGCGTCCCTGCATGCTTACAGGCCAGTAGATGTCGCACCGCCGCCCTGTCTCCCCCTCATGAAGGACGTCCCATGCGACTGTGGCGCCTCACCCGTGGACCGGTCACCGCCCTGACCGCCACCGGGAGCCTGCTCGCCCCCGCCCTGCTCGGAACGCTCGTCATGTCGCCGAGCGCCGCCGCCTCCCCGACCGTCCCCGAACCGGCCGCCGCCTCCGCCGTGGCTCCCGTGTCGGTCGGGGCGCCGGTCGACGACGGCCGCGAGGTCACCTTCCACGGCTACCGGCTGACCGTCCCCGCCGACTGGCGGGTGGTCGACCTGACCGAGGATCCGACCGCCTGTGTCCGGTTCGACGTCCCGACGGTGTACCTCGGTCACCCGGGCGCCGACCAGAACTGCCCCGCCGGCCTGCGCGGACGTACCGACACCGTCCTGGTCGAGCCGCTGGACGCCACCTCGGCGCCGCGGGTGGCCGCGCACGCCGCCGTCCCGCGCGCCGGCCAGGGCGCGCCCGCCGTCCCTCCGCTCTCCCGTGGCGGCGAGCTCCAGGTGGCGGTGGAGGACGCCGGGGTGCTGGTGACCGCCACCCACGGCGACGACCGGGGCGCGGTGCTCGACGTCCTCGACGGGGCCCGCCTGGTCCCCGGCGGCCGGCGCGTGGCACTGGACACCCTCACCGAGCCCTCCGCGCGGACGTCCGCCGCCGACGGGATCGGCACCATGGCCGTGGTGCCCGGCACCTACGTCGGCCAGGGCTTCGACGCCTGCGCGGCGCCGTCCTCCAGCGCCATGCAGGCCTGGCTGTCCTCGCCCTACCGGGCCGTCGGGGTCTACATCAGCGGGTCGGTGCGGGCGTGCGCCCAGCCCAACCTGACGGCGGGATGGGTGTCCGAGCAGACCTCCGAGGGCTGGCGCCTGCTGCCCATCCACGTGGGCCGGCAGGCCCCGTGCAACAGCTACTCCTCCGAGGTCTCCACGGACCCGGCCACCGCGCGGACCCAGGGCCGCGCCGCCGCCGACGAGTCGATCGCGGCCGCCGCCAACCTGGGCATCCAGGCCGGCAGCGTGCTGTACAACGACATGGAGGCGTACGACAACACCAACACCACCTGCTCCCGCGCCGTGCTCAGCTACCTCGACGGCTGGACCGACCGCCTCCACGAGCGCGGCTACCGCTCCGGGGTGTACTCCTCGGCCTCCTCGGGCATCCGCGACCTGTCCAACAACTACAACTCGACCACCTACACCCGGCCGGACCACATCTGGTTCGCCTGGTGGAACGGCGTGGCCAACACCGACGCCGGCTCCTACGTCCCCGACTCCCAGTGGGCCAACCACCAGCGCGTCCACCAGTACCGGGGCGACCACAACGAGACCCACGGCGGCGTCACGATCAACATCGACAGCAACTACCTCGACGTGAGCACCTCCACCGGCGGCGGGGTCAACCTCGACTTCCCCTCCTACACCACGCTGAGCACCGGCTCGACCGGCGCGCAGGTCAGCGCGGCGCAGACGCTGCTGAACGCGCAGGGCTTCAACGCCGGCACGGTGGACGGCGTCTTCGGCTCCGCGACCGCCACCGCCGTGCGCAACTTCCAGAGCGCCCGCGGCCTGTCCGTGGACGGCGTGGTGGGCGCCCGCACCTGGACCGCCCTGCTCTCCGCGGGCAGCACACCGTTGCTGGTCAGCGGCAGCACCGGCCCGGACGTGGAGCGCCTGCAGCGCGCCCTGACCGCGGCGCTGGGCCGCACCGTCACCATCGACGGCGTGTTCGGCTCGGGCACGCAGACGGCGGTCCGCGACTACCAGAGCAGCCGCGGCCTCTCCGTGGACGGTGCCGTCGGCGCGCAGACCTGGGGCGCCCTCCAGGCCGGCCGCTGACGGCGGACGGGGGTGGGGTGGCCGGGGGCGCCGGCCACCCCACCCCCGTCACCGCCGCGCGTCAGTGGACGCGTGCGCGCGGCGGCCGCCGGGTGGCGTTCACCACTGCTTGCCCACCGAGGTGGCGGCGGCCACGGCGCCGTTGGCCACGGTGACGGTGGCCACCCACTGGGCGGCGTTCGCGGCCTGGACCCGGTCGGTGTCCCGCGGGTCGACCGCGTAGGCGGGCAGCTCGGCCAGCTCCGGGTGCAGCGCCCGCTGCTCGGCGGTCAACCCGCCCGGCAGCGGGACGAGCCGGACGAGGCCGGCGTCCTCCGCTCCGGTGAGCCGGCCGTCGGCCACGGCGATGTCCCCGACCGGGTCGTGGCGCAGCTGCACGGTGGTGCCGGCGGGTGCGGGCGCGTCCCACACCACGGTGTCCGGGGCGATCCAGTGGGCGTCGGCCCGACCGAGGTCGAGGTCGCCCGCGCCGGTGGCCGGCGGCAGCAGGGGGCGTTCGCGGCCGTCGAGGAGCCACACCTGGCGGCCCGTCTCGGCGAAGTCCAGGACCTGGGTGCCCGGGAGGTCCCGTTCCTCACCCTTGTGCAGCACGTAGTCCAGCGAGTCGGCGCCGGGCAGCAGGGGCACCTCGAAGGTGACGCCGTAGCCGTCCCGGGAGACCGGTTGGAGCGGGGTCTGCCACGTGGTGGGACTGGCCGCTCCGGCCTCGACGTGCAGGCCCCAGCCGTCGTAGGCGCCGTCGTCGCGGTGGTAGTGGATGACGGCCGTGTCGACGGGGGGATCCGGCTGGGCGACGGGTGGTTCGGTGAGCATCTCGGTCGATCCCTGACGGATCCACACCTCGCCCGTCGCCGCGACGTCGATGGCGCGGTCCTCGGCCACGTCCTTGTCGCCCTGGCCGTCGACGACCAGGAAGCCGACCTGGTCCGCCCCGGGCTTGAGCGGGATCCAGGCGAAGGCGCCGTAGGCGTCGCGGCCGAGGAAGCGGTGGCCCTGGGGCCACGGGGTGGCGGCGCCGTCGGCGATGTCGCCCCAGGCGAAGACGCTCCAGTCCGCGTAGTTCCCGTCCTGGCGGGCGTAGTGCACCACCACGTGGTCGCGGGAGACCGCGGAGGGCGGGGGCTCCACCGGTTCCGCCCCGAGCACGGTCTGCCCGGTGGCGGAGGCCAGGGCGCCGGCGCCGTCCTCCACCACGGCCTTGTAGCGCACGGTCGTGCCGGCCGGGACACCGCTCAGGGCGTGGGTGATCCGGTAGGTGCTGCCCTGCCCGGAGGGGGCGTCGGCGGTGCCCAGCACCTCCCACTCGCCGTCACCGACGGCGGCGGCGAAGGTGACCCGCTGCGGGCCGGTCCCGGGAACGTCCGCCGCGACGGTGACGGTGCCGGTGGAGCCGTCGGCGGGCGCGGCCAGGGTGATGCCCGGCGCGGCGGCCGGGGCGGCGAGCGGGGCGGTGGCGCGGTACACCACGGCGGACAGGGCGGGCACCTGGAGGGTGACCCGGGTGTCGTCACCGGAGGTGAGCGTGGCGCCGGCGTCCGCGGCCGCCGGGTACAGCCGCCGGAACTCCATGCCGGCGGAGTAGGTGGGCACCTGGACGGTGCGCGCCTGGTCGGCGTTGTTGACGGCGACCAGGTACTCGACCGCCTCGCCCGAGGCGGCGTCCGGCTCGGTGCGGGAGAAGGCGTAGACCCCGGCGCCGTCGTCGGCGTACCGCTCGGTCTGGGTGCCGTCGCGCAGCGCGGGGTGCTCCCGGGTCAGCTCCGACAGGGCCTGGATCGTCCGGTACATCGGCGCGCCGGTGTCGTACCGGTCCATGGCGCCGCTGGTGCCGCCGAGCACCGGGTCGTCGTTGTAGTCGGCGACCTGGGAGGCGAACAGGCTCTGCCGGGAGTCCTCGGCCGTTCCGCTGCCGGTCAGGCCCTGCTCGTCGCCGCTGTAGACCACGGGCTGCCCCCGGCTGAGGAAGATCAGCTCGTGCGCCAGCCGGTCGCGGGCCAGCAGCTCGTCGCCGGTGGCCGCGGGGTCGTCCTGGACCAGGAGCCCGCCGAACCGCCCGATGTCGTGGTTGCCCAGGAAGGTGGGCAGTGCGTAGGCGTTGGTGTCCGCTGTGGTGTAGCGGTAGTCCTGGGCGAATACGTCGGCGAGGGCCCGCGCCGAGCCTCCCCGGGAGGCGTAGTCGCGCACCG
Coding sequences:
- a CDS encoding YchJ family protein, whose translation is MSRRRARPQPAPTTTPTDCPCGLPARYADCCGRLHRGQAAPTAELLMRSRYSAFAVRDRAYLLCTWHPDTRPPRLELEPGLRWRRLEVLAATDGGPFHTEGTVAFRAHYTDRGGDGVLEEHSRFLRHDGAWVYLDALTIG
- a CDS encoding glycoside hydrolase domain-containing protein, coding for MRLWRLTRGPVTALTATGSLLAPALLGTLVMSPSAAASPTVPEPAAASAVAPVSVGAPVDDGREVTFHGYRLTVPADWRVVDLTEDPTACVRFDVPTVYLGHPGADQNCPAGLRGRTDTVLVEPLDATSAPRVAAHAAVPRAGQGAPAVPPLSRGGELQVAVEDAGVLVTATHGDDRGAVLDVLDGARLVPGGRRVALDTLTEPSARTSAADGIGTMAVVPGTYVGQGFDACAAPSSSAMQAWLSSPYRAVGVYISGSVRACAQPNLTAGWVSEQTSEGWRLLPIHVGRQAPCNSYSSEVSTDPATARTQGRAAADESIAAAANLGIQAGSVLYNDMEAYDNTNTTCSRAVLSYLDGWTDRLHERGYRSGVYSSASSGIRDLSNNYNSTTYTRPDHIWFAWWNGVANTDAGSYVPDSQWANHQRVHQYRGDHNETHGGVTINIDSNYLDVSTSTGGGVNLDFPSYTTLSTGSTGAQVSAAQTLLNAQGFNAGTVDGVFGSATATAVRNFQSARGLSVDGVVGARTWTALLSAGSTPLLVSGSTGPDVERLQRALTAALGRTVTIDGVFGSGTQTAVRDYQSSRGLSVDGAVGAQTWGALQAGR
- a CDS encoding alpha-amylase family glycosyl hydrolase yields the protein MTRRPSSRRSRRLTALAAGALLPLLPLPPVPAAGATAQALPPPPSDAALAAAATRHDLTREQFYFVLPDRFANGDAGNDTGGMPGGALEHGFDPTDKRFYNGGDLRGLIDRLDYVEDLGTTALWLAPVFTNRPVQGTGEDASAGYHGYWITDFTSVDPHFGTKEELEELVEAAHARGIKVFFDVITNHTADVIDYAEGDRAYRPEGAYPYLDADGVPFDDSDYAGTGTFPEVNTESFARTPVVPAGQAAAKSPAWLNDPTMYHNRGDSTFIGESAESGDFHGLDGLWTERPEVVQGMIDIYSTWVEDVGIDGFRIDTVKQVNMEFWQQWAPAVRQHAADQGNDDFFMFGEVHDPNPSNTSRYVTEGELQATLDFPLQGAVRDYASRGGSARALADVFAQDYRYTTADTNAYALPTFLGNHDIGRFGGLLVQDDPAATGDELLARDRLAHELIFLSRGQPVVYSGDEQGLTGSGTAEDSRQSLFASQVADYNDDPVLGGTSGAMDRYDTGAPMYRTIQALSELTREHPALRDGTQTERYADDGAGVYAFSRTEPDAASGEAVEYLVAVNNADQARTVQVPTYSAGMEFRRLYPAAADAGATLTSGDDTRVTLQVPALSAVVYRATAPLAAPAAAPGITLAAPADGSTGTVTVAADVPGTGPQRVTFAAAVGDGEWEVLGTADAPSGQGSTYRITHALSGVPAGTTVRYKAVVEDGAGALASATGQTVLGAEPVEPPPSAVSRDHVVVHYARQDGNYADWSVFAWGDIADGAATPWPQGHRFLGRDAYGAFAWIPLKPGADQVGFLVVDGQGDKDVAEDRAIDVAATGEVWIRQGSTEMLTEPPVAQPDPPVDTAVIHYHRDDGAYDGWGLHVEAGAASPTTWQTPLQPVSRDGYGVTFEVPLLPGADSLDYVLHKGEERDLPGTQVLDFAETGRQVWLLDGRERPLLPPATGAGDLDLGRADAHWIAPDTVVWDAPAPAGTTVQLRHDPVGDIAVADGRLTGAEDAGLVRLVPLPGGLTAEQRALHPELAELPAYAVDPRDTDRVQAANAAQWVATVTVANGAVAAATSVGKQW